CCGATGGTACCTGGCCCCCGGGCCCGGGAGAGTAGGTCGCCGCTGGATTCACGCCCCGCCTGACGCAACACGTCGGGCGGGGCTTTTTCTTTTTTATCCCGCCCACGAATCCTGCTGGCGCGTCAAGGATTTCGCCGCGGCTCAGCAATAAGAATGAGTTACTTATTCTTGCTGCGTTCGCCTTGCATGTCATTTCCGCCCCCTTGTCATCCCGGACTCCGTTCCGGGAGGGAATCGGCTTACATGGTTCCCCTTGCGGGCTCATCTGATCAGTTTTCTATGTTGTTTGTGTTTCTTTGTCCGCACACCGATCGCGCTGGAAACCGCACCGTTATGCGGACCTGCAATATTTGCACCTTGAATATTCCAACCTGGCACATTGATAAAAAGTCCATAAAAATAGCCAAAAAGTATGTTCCCCGAGCTTGTAGTAATTGTAGTTTAAGAATGTAGGCAGGCGATGTCGCAGGCCTCGGGGTAAAAAAGGGGTCCACTATGGAAAACAAAGAGAATGAGATCAGGAAGCTGGGTCCCATTGTCGAGACTGTTTGGGGCGTGCTCCTGCTTGTGCTGAGCTGCGCGCTGATCGTCTTCGCCGCCTAGTCCTTGATCACGAAAAAAGAAAGTCCGTCTGTGTTGGAGACGGACTTCTTTTATTTTGGAAGAAAAATATGTCTTACTGTTTTTGAGCTAGGACATCAGAAAGCTTTGCAATACTCTCTTTTGCGCGTATTATGGCTGCAATGCTTTTTTCGTTGTCCCGTAAAACCTTGACCGCGTTCTTGTTGTTTGTCAGAGCGCTACAGATTTCACAGACTCCGCAAAAGCTTTTGTTGAATTTGATATTGCTATGCTCTTCGACAAATTGACAGAGCTTTAGAGGGCCCAACTCATGGATTGCATTGAGTAGAACGTCTTTGCTTGCTCTGTTCAGGATTGTCTTGATTTTCTCCTTATTTGTATCTCCGAGATCCAAGATTGCGTTGTTGTCCGACGGAATGCCGCAACAAGCCCATACGTGTCCCAGCGGTGAAACAACCGGGTCGCTGACCGCCCATGGGCAGCAGCAGGCCAAATTCTCCTGATTTTCGATTGTGTCGAATTTCTCGCTATCGAGCGATGCGGCACGACCGCTTTTTTGTAGCGTGTTTTCGTAAATCTGATACAGGGTTTCTTTTCCTGGCTCCTTTATCTCGTTGTCTTCAGGTCCGTTTGAGACCGCAACTTCGATTTTTTCGCCTAAAAATTCCTGGATGTATGCTGGGACGATTTTGTCGTTATTCCCATGGCTATTAGCCAGAATGACGGATTCAAAACCAGCGCCTTTGCAGGCTTGCCAAGCATTGCGGATGTTTTCCAGTGGGACAAATGGCTCGTGGTAGTCATCAACGCTGAAATTGATTTCGGTGAGCCCGACACTGCGGAATTTCTCAATATAGCGTTGTGCGCGTTCTAAGCTGGTTGCCCAGAAGGCGTTCGTGACAAGCCTAGTCTTTAGGAAGTTTAGCGTACAATAGCGGATGGTGCGGAATAGATCTTCACCGAGCAAAGTCGATTCGCCACCCGTAAATACGATCATCTTGACATCGTATTCTTTTACAACTTGATCAATGCATTTCTGCATTTGTTCAAATTGAAGCTTGTTTTTTTTATTTGGGGTACAATTCATCAAACAGTGGGAGCACCTTGC
Above is a window of Fibrobacter sp. UWB16 DNA encoding:
- a CDS encoding radical SAM protein, translating into MKITPLKSGVFSFVTTDGCTARCSHCLMNCTPNKKNKLQFEQMQKCIDQVVKEYDVKMIVFTGGESTLLGEDLFRTIRYCTLNFLKTRLVTNAFWATSLERAQRYIEKFRSVGLTEINFSVDDYHEPFVPLENIRNAWQACKGAGFESVILANSHGNNDKIVPAYIQEFLGEKIEVAVSNGPEDNEIKEPGKETLYQIYENTLQKSGRAASLDSEKFDTIENQENLACCCPWAVSDPVVSPLGHVWACCGIPSDNNAILDLGDTNKEKIKTILNRASKDVLLNAIHELGPLKLCQFVEEHSNIKFNKSFCGVCEICSALTNNKNAVKVLRDNEKSIAAIIRAKESIAKLSDVLAQKQ